A stretch of DNA from Flavobacteriaceae bacterium MAR_2009_75:
AGAAAATATTAAGACGTTATATGCGATTAATTATTCTATGAAGATTATACTACTTATGGAAGACTTCATGTATGTATATAATATTGATAATCGCAGTTGTAGGTAATAAATTAATAAACATCATTTTTTCCCACTCTTAACGCTATGCCAATAAAAAAATCTAGATTAGAATTGAACTCCCTGAAATCAGTTTCAAAAAGTAGAGCTTTTTGTAAAGAGTTCTAGTAAGTGATTTATTCTGAATTCTAACCGGAGTGTTTCAAATAAAATTACTCTTGTACCTCCCATAATCCGTAAGCTCATCCCGGAAACCATTAAAAATCTCCTCCTCACGGTAGCTAGATTTCCCCAGCAATGCGCTAAATGCATAGACGCTTCTTCTCAAAAGACGGGCATGTTTTACGTTTATTCTTTGATTGGCGGCAACAGCTATTTTTCCTCGAAGCCCATTGCCCATATGGAACTCCAAAATATCTTGTGGCAGATTAGGTCGAATACTGTCATTGACTATCATAAATGCGGCCTTGTCATACAATTGCTTTTCGATTAGGTAAGAGACCCATAGGTTTTTAAGATTACCTTGTCCTTGGCTTGTAATCTTATCAAGTATCGCTCTCTGACCGTTGAGTATAGTATCCAGACCTTTCAAGGCAAAAAGATACTTTTCGGTTTTGGGTACGAGCGGTACGCCAACGGGGAATTTTGAGTAAATGGAGTGCAAGAAAAGACTGTTATCCTTTCGTAGAAAATAAAAACCCTTGGCATTGAACAACCGGATATAATCTTTGGCCGACTTCTCAAAGGGTATATGTAGTTTTTCTGCGGTTTCCCGAAATGCTCCCAGACTCAATTCCTCAAATGCTTGGCGGTTTTTATCGGACATGGTTCCATACAACTTCGGAAAGATTATTGGAAGGAAAAAAGAGCTGCCATTTATATCCACCTGTTTTAAGGGCACGTCATTGATCAGTGCATGGAGTACCTTTTCATTCTGACTAATAAATCCAGTGGAAACATAGGAATTGGTAGTATCGGGCAGAACGAAGTTGGAAAGGACCAAAGGACTTTGGTGCCTGTTGGAATTGAGATATGCTATCTGTCCACGAACATATTTTACCCCTAGACTTTGTAAAAGTTCGAAAAGAATACCCTTGTCCGATTTAACATCAAAAATACCCTTGTTGAGCACTTTTTTGATCAAAACGGCTTTTTGATTCAGCACTTCCTGTTCCTTCCTACTTTCGATGGCATAAATCGTCTGCTTCGTTTGTTGTAATTCCGAATGAATATGGGACACCAATTGTCTTGGATTTTGTTGGAGGTACGTATTCAAGAACGCAAAACGCTCCGAAGATTGGATAATAGGTAACAGCGCATTGGGCTTTATTCTCCGGACAAATTCCGACAATAAGTCTTCTTTGTAGCCGTTCAAATAGGCGGTATAAAAAGCATTTTTAATCAGCTTCCTGACTTCCAAAACCATTTGGTTGCTCCTTGTATCCAATTCGGTTTTGACACCGTTACCGTCATTAGTGAACACAGGATTAGCCTCAAAACCTATCTGCGAACTAATTTCGGAGTCGTTGAATACATAGCCGGATTTGTCGAAAATCGTAAAACCCAAGGGCCTGCCTTCGTCATTAAATCGAACCTTGGCATCTATTTTTTGGTATGATTTTAAAATATGGGGGAGGTCTTCCGGTTTTATACTTTTAAAAAATTGAAAGGTAGTTAACAGTTGTTTTTCTAAACGTTTTTTGTACCTGGGCAACAATTTCGATTGCGACTGCCGATTGAAAATAGCCTGAAGTTTCGGGCCGCTTAATCTTGGGTGGACTGTATACCCATCGATAAATCGCGATTTATAACCATTATCAATGGCAATTCCATACGAAACACCGGTACGGCCCGAGCGATTTGTTGTTTGTTTTACGGAGATATGATAGGGTGCCACCAATTGTGCAAGCTCCTTAAAGCTGCGGACTTTGTGCTTTTGAAGGGTACTGTTCAAAATATCCTGAATGTAGAACTTTACTCCATTGGAATCATCCTGTTTAATTTCTGGCAAACGATATAGAGGTAATTCTTTGATTGATTTTGTTTCTGGGGAGGGCGATAATCCATATTGTTCTTCCAGGTATTTTTGGGTAGCAACATTACGCCTAAAATCATGCGAAAGGTCAATTAAATTTCCATTTTCTTTTACCGTGGTGGATATGATATGAACGTGTTGATGTTTGGTATCGAAGTGACGGACAACCACAAATGGCTGTTCTCCGTAACCCATATTTTCCATGTAGTGCTTGGAGAGTTCATAGAAGTCCGAATCTCTCAATTTTTCGCCATGAGGTAAATTTATTGAAATGTGAACATATCGTTTTTGTGACCCGTGACGACCTCCTAAATGATGTAAGATTCTTGCAAATTGTTCTTTGGAAGTATTCGTTTTAGAATAGGTATTTCGAAATCCGAGTACGCGAATTTTGTTCTTGCCGAACACATAATTAACAACGCCGTGTACCTTATCCCTATATAAAATTCGTGCAATCATCTACGTATATTTTCATCCATAAGCGAAAAAATCTTGCCCATTAATTCATTTGATTTTTTCATTTCCATTTCCAGATTTGAGTTCGGACTTCTCAAATTTTTGTAATTGGCGACTTTTATAAGTTGATTGATGTTAGTCCCGATTTTATTTATTTGATAGGTAAGGTTTGAAATAGAATCCGATATTTGAGTTTCAACGACCGCTTTGTCCTGCAAAATCAACCGCCTTAAAAACGGCCCCAACACACCTCTTTTTTTCAAATCCAGATTGTAGGATTCCAATAACATCTCGATGGACTTCATTTCAGTATCATTAAAACGCAGATTTACGGTATGCTCTCTTTTATGTTTACCTAATGGTTTTCTTCCTACTTTCTTTCGCATCGATCAATACCGATTTTTTCAGATTATTTACATTTTTCACTTCGCCAGAAGTAGTCATTTTAAGTGCCTTAAAATATAACTTGCTATCCGCTTTGCAGATAAATATATAAAACGAATAGTGAATATAAGTAGTTAATAATCAAATATTTAAAACAATTTACTACATGAAAATAGATGCAAACAAATGCTAAATGTTTCATTTATTAATGCAACAAAAATTCATAAAAAGAGTACTTAAAAATATCGAATTTGATCTACTGACTTAAAGTGTTATGGAAACGATTTCTTCTTAAACTCCTTGAGGGCTGGAAAGGAAAAACTTGTCTGACCGAGAGTTTCTTATTCAAAAGAAAATATTTGGAGAAGTGATATTTATCCTATCTACAGCTATAGAGAATCCCACCGTCTGTTAAGATATATTTTGAGGAACTTTAAATAAAGTAGGTACCAATCTATTTTGTTCTAACATTAAACAGATGGCAGATAGGAACATGGAATTTGAAGTTGAACGAATAATTTAAAGTATTCATATATACCAACAATTAATTTTAAATGTATTTGTTTGTGGGAACTTTGTTGCTTTTCTAAAGCTGTCAAAGAAAATGATGCTAGTCGGCTTCATTTTGGTTTATTCACAATGGCCTTCCCGGTGGCAGTGAATAAATCTTAAATTTGGTCTATCAGGATTTCGCCTAACCTGTCTTCGGCATTTCTAACAAAATTTTCGTTTAGTTCTGCCTCATGCTTCATCAACCTTTTTTTATCTCGAAAGACCTCGACACGGCACATAAAATTATCGCCGTCGAAACGATTATAGCACTCAACTTTTATGCAATCGAAATTGTGTTTCTTCCATCGGAACTTTAGAAGTTTGTCAATTAATTTTTCTTGTCTATAAAGCTTCATCTTTCGACCTTGATTCTTTCCCAACCCTGGGTGGGAATATTATTATATCTGTCAACATCCATTAACATTAGTACGTACCTACTTGGATAGCGATAGCATAATTTTAAGTAGTATTCATTGGCCTCAATATACCACCCTTCCATACCAATAGGCTTTTGGGTTACTTTCATGTTTTCTAAGGCAAGTTCGTATCTATGCTGGCCTATTTCTATCAATAGATTTCGGATAGTTTTTCTATCATAATTCCGGAATAGAATTTTGGAAGACATTAATTTAAAATTGGATTTATTCCAAAATTATGGAATATATCCTAAAGACAAAGCAATTTCTTATAAATAAAATTTGTTAATTTAGGTTGTATTAAAACAAATTTGGAATGTGCTACGATATTAAGGCCCAATTGGAATCTCAGTTGAAAAGGGCTATGAGAGATTTCGATGAACATGCAATTGAAGAAATCAAAGAGAAATTGCTTAGACATACGGATCTTCCGATTTACCATTCATCGGGTTTCAAACATCCTAAATTATTGATCTATACCAATGAAAGTCCACAAACGCCAATAGTTTCGCAATGGGGGCTTGTGCCTCATTGGGTAAAGGACAAAAAACAATTATATGGCCTTTGGAATAAGACTTTAAATGCCCGTGGAGAAACCATTTTTGAAAAGCCATCTTTCAGGGCATCGGCCAAGAATAAAAGATGTTTAATCTTTGTTGATGGTTTCTACGAGCATCATCACTTCAAGGGCGAAACTTACCCTCATTACATTTACCGTAAGGATGGCGAACCCTTTGCGATGGCCGGTCTTTGGGGAGAATGGACGGATAAGGAAACAGGCGAAGTACTAAATACTTTTTCAATCGTTACGACCGAGGCCAATCCTATGATGGCAAAGATTCACAACAACCCAAAATTGCCCGAACCGAGAATGCCCGTGATATTGCCCGAAGAACTTGAAGATAAATGGCTTGAGGAATATGATGATGAGCTTATAAAAGAAGCTATACAAGTTCTATTAGAGCCATACCCAGAGGAGGGTATGACTTCGCATACAGTTGACAAGCTCAGGGGCAAGGCCTACAAGGGGAACATTGAGGAAATCGACGATAAGGTTATCTATCCCGAATTGCAGCAACAAGAATTGTTTTGACCCATAGCATCTGTTGTGATAATTTGCCTTGGCAGAACAAGGGAATGAAGGCGTCTTTTTCGCCTTCATTCTTTTGTGCGTGTTTCCGAGGGGGTTTGAAAATCTGGAACGGAAAGCATCCCGAAAGTGGGCGGGCGAAGGTCGGCCGCTCGGGTTGGCTTGGAGTGTAGGATTTTCAAACTTCCGCAGGAAAAGGGGAGGTATGTAAATGACCAGTATAAAAGTATAAATCAATTTTATTTCTTAACAGAAGATTGGTTTTGTATAAGGAAACTGTTTTTGAAGTCCTATTTTATTTAATTCCTGAATCTTATGAATTTAATTCTTGAACGACCAAATACAAAGAGGATTAATTTCTGATATATTGTCCCAAAAAAGGACAGTTAAAAGAGACAGCAAACGGCACTCAACTACCTAACCCACTCTTAAACTTAAACTGTTTTGAAGAACCGCCGTTTTACGGCACTATATTTCTTCCCTATATTCCGATGGGGTTTTTTTCATCATTCTTTTGAAGAATTTATAGAATAGAGGTATCGAAGTGAACCCACTTTCCAATGCCACCCCTTCAATCGGCATCTTGGTATCCTTTAACAAAAAACATGAATTTTGAATTCGAACCTCGTTTAAAGCTTGTTTAAAGGTCTTTCCAGTTGACCTTTTATAAAAACGGCAAAACGAAGAATTAGTCATTCCTATTTCTGAGGCCATTCCAGAGGAGGAAAGCTTTTCACGAAAATTTAGGTTTATGAAATCGTTAATGAACAGAATCTTGTTTTCATGCAAAGCTGGAAAGTCCATTGAGCTTGTCGGCACTAAAAGCTCGTATTCTTTTGATTGTCCCATTAAATTTATGATTTCAAAAAAAAGCATGACCCTATGGAAGCCTTTGGCCTCTTTCATCTTCTTGATCTGTTCGCCTACCTTTTTTTTAGTATTTCCTTCGAACGCAATACCTCCCCCCATATTTTGGAATAGCCTGCTGATGTGATTAAACTCCTTACAGGCCACAAAAAATCTTTTGAAGATTGAGAGGTCAAATAGAATGACATAATGTTCAAATGTTTGACCAATATGTTCTTTGAACAGTGTGTTGTGCGGAATATTTGGCGAAAGAAGGACCAAATCTCCGTGTCGATAATCACTTACTTTTTGGCCTACAAATCTTTTGCCCTTACCGGAAGTTAGAAAGACAAGTTCATAAGCATTATGGAAGTGCCAATAATCCTTTCTCAATAAATCCTTTTCGAATTGATGGGAAATATAGATAGAAGACTCGAGGTCCGGGGAAAGAGCTTCAAAAAAAGGTTTCTTATGTTTCGTCATTATCAATTCTTTTGATACCCAAGGCAATTTACATAATAAAGAGGATAATTTAGATGATTGGACACGCTTAGAAATAAGTCAACTTTGTGCAACATTATCCAATAAGCGCAAATATGTTTGAATACGTAGAAAAGATAAATTCGTTGGTAAACAGGCTAGTTTCGACGCAGGGAGAAGCGCTCATCCAAGCTTCAAAATTAGTAGCCGATACCATCAAGAACGATAAGATCGTTCACACCATCGGAACAGGTCATTCGCAGATGGTCGCAATGGAAATGTTCGGTAGGGCTTCAAACATTGCAAATGTGAACACGATAATGGACGATTTAGTGCTTCTTGCCGGTGGCGCGAGAAAATCGGCGGAAATCGAACAGATTAGTGGCTTGGCAGAAATCATTTGGAAAAATTACTTATTTGACCAATCGGATGTAATTATCGTCATTTCGAATTCGGGAAGAAATGCGATACCGATAGAGACAGCCCTAAAAGCAAAAAAAGAAGGACTGAAAGTAATTGCGATTACCTCGCTCGAGCAATCCAAAAAATACGTTTCCAAACATGAAAGCGGGAAAAAGCTGTACCAGATTGCTGATTTGGTTATCGATAATCAGGTTCCTTCTGGAGACGGCATCTTGAATAATCACAATAAACTTTTCGGTCCTGCTTCATCTGTGTTAGGTATAATCATAGTGAATATTATTTCAACGG
This window harbors:
- a CDS encoding relaxase/mobilization nuclease-like protein, which produces MIARILYRDKVHGVVNYVFGKNKIRVLGFRNTYSKTNTSKEQFARILHHLGGRHGSQKRYVHISINLPHGEKLRDSDFYELSKHYMENMGYGEQPFVVVRHFDTKHQHVHIISTTVKENGNLIDLSHDFRRNVATQKYLEEQYGLSPSPETKSIKELPLYRLPEIKQDDSNGVKFYIQDILNSTLQKHKVRSFKELAQLVAPYHISVKQTTNRSGRTGVSYGIAIDNGYKSRFIDGYTVHPRLSGPKLQAIFNRQSQSKLLPRYKKRLEKQLLTTFQFFKSIKPEDLPHILKSYQKIDAKVRFNDEGRPLGFTIFDKSGYVFNDSEISSQIGFEANPVFTNDGNGVKTELDTRSNQMVLEVRKLIKNAFYTAYLNGYKEDLLSEFVRRIKPNALLPIIQSSERFAFLNTYLQQNPRQLVSHIHSELQQTKQTIYAIESRKEQEVLNQKAVLIKKVLNKGIFDVKSDKGILFELLQSLGVKYVRGQIAYLNSNRHQSPLVLSNFVLPDTTNSYVSTGFISQNEKVLHALINDVPLKQVDINGSSFFLPIIFPKLYGTMSDKNRQAFEELSLGAFRETAEKLHIPFEKSAKDYIRLFNAKGFYFLRKDNSLFLHSIYSKFPVGVPLVPKTEKYLFALKGLDTILNGQRAILDKITSQGQGNLKNLWVSYLIEKQLYDKAAFMIVNDSIRPNLPQDILEFHMGNGLRGKIAVAANQRINVKHARLLRRSVYAFSALLGKSSYREEEIFNGFRDELTDYGRYKSNFI
- a CDS encoding putative SOS response-associated peptidase YedK, whose product is MCYDIKAQLESQLKRAMRDFDEHAIEEIKEKLLRHTDLPIYHSSGFKHPKLLIYTNESPQTPIVSQWGLVPHWVKDKKQLYGLWNKTLNARGETIFEKPSFRASAKNKRCLIFVDGFYEHHHFKGETYPHYIYRKDGEPFAMAGLWGEWTDKETGEVLNTFSIVTTEANPMMAKIHNNPKLPEPRMPVILPEELEDKWLEEYDDELIKEAIQVLLEPYPEEGMTSHTVDKLRGKAYKGNIEEIDDKVIYPELQQQELF
- a CDS encoding AraC-like DNA-binding protein; this encodes MTKHKKPFFEALSPDLESSIYISHQFEKDLLRKDYWHFHNAYELVFLTSGKGKRFVGQKVSDYRHGDLVLLSPNIPHNTLFKEHIGQTFEHYVILFDLSIFKRFFVACKEFNHISRLFQNMGGGIAFEGNTKKKVGEQIKKMKEAKGFHRVMLFFEIINLMGQSKEYELLVPTSSMDFPALHENKILFINDFINLNFREKLSSSGMASEIGMTNSSFCRFYKRSTGKTFKQALNEVRIQNSCFLLKDTKMPIEGVALESGFTSIPLFYKFFKRMMKKTPSEYREEI
- a CDS encoding putative phosphosugar-binding protein is translated as MFEYVEKINSLVNRLVSTQGEALIQASKLVADTIKNDKIVHTIGTGHSQMVAMEMFGRASNIANVNTIMDDLVLLAGGARKSAEIEQISGLAEIIWKNYLFDQSDVIIVISNSGRNAIPIETALKAKKEGLKVIAITSLEQSKKYVSKHESGKKLYQIADLVIDNQVPSGDGILNNHNKLFGPASSVLGIIIVNIISTEAIKLNMARGVDVPIFQSQNIDETGEKNNSLYERLESRIKHF